Proteins co-encoded in one Streptomyces sp. SLBN-31 genomic window:
- a CDS encoding FMN-binding negative transcriptional regulator, with amino-acid sequence MLIHPWDAAHDDTEWQRWLAGHDFGQLAVSGPPGEAPYVQPLHFLYDAERAEVLTHFARPNPLWPALEAGPEVLLSVVDDYVYAPGYWQVAPGEPTEHGTPTSYYAAVQLRCRAHVVDDPEEKAALLNRQLGHFQPEGGSAEVAVGEVPYGRMLSGLRGLRLEVVDVRAKFKYAGRKPEVRERVLAGLAERGGPRDAAAREHLLRRHGV; translated from the coding sequence ATGCTCATCCACCCCTGGGACGCGGCACACGACGACACCGAGTGGCAACGGTGGCTCGCTGGGCACGACTTCGGGCAGCTCGCCGTCAGCGGTCCTCCGGGCGAGGCGCCGTACGTCCAGCCGCTGCACTTCCTCTACGACGCCGAGCGCGCCGAGGTCCTCACCCATTTCGCCCGGCCCAACCCGCTGTGGCCCGCCCTGGAGGCCGGCCCCGAGGTGCTGCTGAGCGTGGTCGACGACTACGTCTACGCGCCGGGGTACTGGCAGGTCGCACCCGGCGAGCCGACCGAGCACGGCACGCCGACGAGCTACTACGCGGCCGTACAGCTCCGCTGCCGCGCCCATGTGGTGGACGACCCGGAGGAGAAGGCCGCCCTGCTCAACCGTCAGCTCGGGCATTTCCAGCCGGAGGGCGGCTCGGCGGAGGTGGCGGTGGGCGAGGTGCCGTACGGCAGGATGCTGTCCGGTCTGCGCGGGCTGCGGCTCGAAGTCGTCGACGTCCGGGCGAAGTTCAAGTACGCGGGCCGCAAGCCCGAGGTGCGGGAGCGGGTGCTGGCCGGGCTGGCCGAACGGGGCGGCCCGCGGGACGCCGCCGCGCGCGAGCATCTGCTGCGCCGGCACGGCGTGTGA
- a CDS encoding DMT family transporter, which translates to MSNAVTGLPVGRGLGCLIVAGAVWGTAGAAASLVRRTGDMGPVALSFWRCAAGLLLLLAVRALRRTPGPAGRDPLGRRIARAAATGLGLAVFQAAYFAAVSATGLAVATVVTLGTGPVLVALAARLVLAERLGRGGAVAVGGALLGLGVVVLGGAGATVRPWGVLLAVLSAAGQCAMTLLTRREGVTDASAAAVATFTGASLWLLPLALTAGLLPRIVEPGPFLLLFAYLATVPTALAYTLYFAGAAVVRSATVAVIMLLEPVGATVLGFAVFGERLTAATLAGIGLMLASVAGLARAETREAPQG; encoded by the coding sequence GTGTCGAACGCTGTTACCGGCCTGCCCGTAGGGCGAGGCCTTGGCTGTCTCATCGTCGCCGGTGCCGTCTGGGGCACCGCGGGTGCGGCCGCGTCGCTGGTCCGACGGACCGGCGACATGGGACCCGTCGCCCTGTCCTTCTGGCGCTGCGCCGCCGGGCTCCTGCTGCTGCTCGCGGTCCGCGCCCTGCGCCGTACACCCGGCCCGGCCGGCCGGGACCCGCTCGGCCGGCGGATCGCGCGGGCTGCCGCGACCGGGCTGGGGCTCGCCGTGTTCCAGGCGGCCTACTTCGCCGCCGTCTCGGCCACCGGGCTGGCCGTGGCCACCGTCGTCACCCTGGGCACCGGGCCCGTCCTGGTCGCGCTCGCCGCGCGACTGGTCCTGGCGGAGCGGCTCGGGCGCGGTGGCGCGGTCGCGGTCGGTGGGGCACTGCTCGGGCTGGGCGTCGTCGTCCTCGGGGGAGCGGGGGCGACGGTACGGCCGTGGGGTGTGCTGCTCGCCGTGCTGTCCGCCGCCGGTCAGTGCGCGATGACGCTGCTCACCCGACGGGAAGGGGTGACGGACGCCTCCGCGGCGGCCGTGGCCACCTTCACGGGCGCGTCCCTGTGGCTGCTGCCCCTCGCCCTGACCGCCGGGCTGCTGCCGCGGATCGTCGAACCGGGCCCGTTCCTGCTGCTGTTCGCGTACCTTGCGACCGTCCCCACGGCTCTCGCGTACACCCTCTATTTCGCTGGTGCCGCCGTCGTACGGTCCGCCACGGTCGCCGTGATCATGCTGCTGGAGCCGGTCGGCGCGACCGTCCTCGGCTTCGCTGTGTTCGGCGAGCGGCTGACCGCGGCCACGCTGGCCGGCATCGGGCTGATGCTCGCCTCCGTCGCGGGCCTGGCGCGCGCGGAGACGCGGGAGGCGCCGCAGGGGTGA
- a CDS encoding DMT family transporter, with product MPVHRSESSRGGHGKGAGLGLALASAVAFGGSGVAAKPLIEAGLDPLHVVWLRVAGAALVMLPVAVRHRALLRRRPVLLAGFGLLAVAGVQACYFAAISRIPVGVALLVEYLAPGLVLGWVRFIQRRPVTRAAALGVVLAVGGLACVVEIWSGLGFDALGLLLALGAACCQVGYFVLSDQGSDAGEDAPDPLGVIAYGLLIGAVVLTAVARPWTMDWTVLTGTARMDGDPVPAGLLLAWIVLVATVLAYVTGVLSVRRLSPQVAGVVACLEAVIATVLAWVLLGEHLSAPQIAGGAVVLVGAFIAQSSTPGKGSGAPVAGGQAGAESGLPARETAA from the coding sequence GTGCCGGTGCACAGGTCTGAGAGCAGTCGTGGCGGCCACGGCAAGGGAGCCGGGCTCGGGCTGGCGTTGGCGTCCGCCGTCGCCTTCGGCGGGTCGGGTGTCGCGGCCAAGCCGCTGATCGAGGCCGGGCTGGACCCGCTGCACGTGGTGTGGCTGCGGGTGGCCGGCGCCGCCCTGGTGATGCTGCCGGTCGCCGTGCGCCACCGCGCCCTGCTGCGCCGCCGTCCCGTCCTGCTCGCCGGCTTCGGACTGCTGGCGGTGGCCGGAGTGCAGGCCTGCTACTTCGCCGCGATCTCGCGCATCCCCGTCGGGGTCGCGCTGCTCGTCGAGTACCTCGCGCCCGGCCTCGTGCTGGGCTGGGTGCGGTTCATCCAGCGGCGCCCGGTGACCCGCGCCGCCGCGCTCGGCGTGGTGCTCGCGGTCGGTGGCCTTGCCTGCGTCGTCGAGATCTGGTCGGGCCTGGGCTTCGACGCCCTCGGCCTGCTGCTCGCCCTCGGTGCCGCCTGCTGCCAGGTCGGCTACTTCGTCCTGTCCGACCAGGGCAGCGACGCGGGCGAGGACGCGCCGGACCCGCTCGGCGTCATCGCGTACGGCCTGCTGATCGGCGCCGTCGTGCTGACCGCGGTGGCCCGCCCGTGGACCATGGACTGGACGGTGCTGACCGGCACCGCGCGGATGGACGGCGATCCGGTCCCCGCCGGCCTGCTGCTGGCCTGGATCGTCCTCGTCGCGACCGTCCTCGCCTACGTCACCGGTGTGCTGTCGGTGCGGCGACTCTCCCCGCAGGTCGCGGGTGTCGTGGCCTGCCTGGAAGCGGTCATCGCCACCGTCCTGGCCTGGGTGCTGCTCGGCGAGCACCTGTCCGCACCGCAGATCGCCGGCGGCGCGGTCGTCCTGGTGGGCGCGTTCATCGCCCAGTCGTCGACGCCGGGCAAGGGCTCGGGCGCGCCGGTGGCCGGCGGACAGGCCGGCGCGGAAAGTGGGTTGCCGGCCCGTGAGACCGCCGCCTAG
- a CDS encoding Clp protease N-terminal domain-containing protein: MQPRIPRQQVGDQSAGPRPDNDAGLSDELAAVVTGARRRALRDGDRQIDTAHLLHSLLEYDPQARAVFGDGPGIARLLGYLVQRSIGYGLRWQGSVEDSGAVPVVTAAEGMSPLAAGAMEYARERAAARGDGAALGIDLLAALVVDRQARAVEVLDRAGIDSHEVLAHVERLPAESR; encoded by the coding sequence GTGCAACCCCGTATCCCCCGGCAGCAGGTCGGCGACCAGTCCGCCGGGCCGCGCCCGGACAACGATGCCGGCCTCAGTGACGAGCTGGCCGCGGTCGTCACGGGTGCCCGCCGGCGGGCGCTGCGCGACGGGGACCGGCAGATCGACACCGCCCATCTGCTGCACTCGCTGCTCGAGTACGACCCCCAGGCGCGCGCCGTCTTCGGCGACGGCCCCGGCATCGCCCGGCTGCTCGGCTATCTGGTGCAGCGCAGCATCGGCTACGGGCTGCGCTGGCAGGGCTCGGTCGAGGACTCCGGTGCCGTCCCGGTGGTGACGGCGGCGGAAGGGATGTCGCCGCTGGCCGCGGGCGCGATGGAGTACGCGCGCGAGCGCGCCGCCGCTCGGGGTGACGGTGCCGCACTCGGTATCGACCTGCTGGCCGCGCTCGTCGTCGACCGGCAGGCCCGCGCCGTGGAGGTCCTGGACCGCGCCGGGATCGACAGCCACGAGGTCCTCGCCCACGTCGAGCGGTTGCCCGCCGAGTCGAGGTGA
- a CDS encoding SRPBCC family protein, translating into MPEISAEARIEAPAEKVWAQLTDWPAYGEWNATHTSFPQGGPTSLEVGGTFQENMKLMGFPAEVEWTISELEPARVLAITGKGPMAVNVATRYTLTPDGDATKVRIDGEFTGAAVTLMAGRLKDSGTAALNESLRKLAGLVS; encoded by the coding sequence ATGCCCGAAATCAGCGCGGAGGCACGGATCGAGGCGCCGGCCGAGAAGGTCTGGGCACAGCTCACGGACTGGCCCGCCTACGGCGAGTGGAACGCCACCCACACCAGCTTTCCGCAGGGCGGCCCGACCTCCCTCGAAGTGGGCGGGACCTTCCAGGAGAACATGAAGCTGATGGGGTTCCCGGCCGAGGTCGAGTGGACCATCTCGGAGCTGGAACCGGCCCGGGTCCTCGCCATCACCGGCAAGGGCCCGATGGCCGTGAACGTGGCCACGCGCTACACCCTGACCCCCGACGGCGACGCCACGAAGGTGCGCATCGACGGGGAGTTCACGGGTGCCGCGGTCACGCTGATGGCGGGGAGGCTGAAGGACTCGGGTACGGCCGCCCTGAACGAGTCGCTGCGCAAGCTCGCCGGGCTGGTGTCCTGA
- a CDS encoding PadR family transcriptional regulator, with protein sequence MRSHGFERGHGGPGSRGRGGFEGRRGAFGPFGPGGPGGPGGPGFGFGGPGFGPGPWGPRGRGGPRGRARRGDVRASILALLKDRPMHGYEMIQEIAERSGGAWKPSPGSVYPTLQLLEDEGLIASASEGGKKLFSLTESGRTAADEGPDAPWEEASRGIDFEALGEIRQAGFGLMEAFGQVWKTGSKEQREKALAVINEARKKLYLILADED encoded by the coding sequence ATGCGTTCCCATGGATTCGAGCGTGGACACGGTGGACCGGGCTCTCGTGGCCGGGGTGGTTTCGAGGGTCGGCGTGGTGCCTTCGGGCCCTTCGGGCCGGGTGGCCCCGGCGGCCCGGGAGGCCCGGGCTTCGGTTTCGGCGGACCCGGCTTCGGCCCGGGCCCCTGGGGGCCGCGAGGACGCGGCGGACCGAGGGGGAGGGCGCGGCGCGGCGACGTACGGGCATCGATCCTCGCCCTGCTCAAGGACCGGCCGATGCACGGCTACGAGATGATCCAGGAGATCGCCGAGCGCAGCGGCGGGGCGTGGAAGCCCAGTCCCGGCTCGGTGTACCCCACTCTCCAGCTGCTGGAGGACGAGGGTCTGATCGCCAGCGCGAGCGAGGGCGGCAAGAAGCTCTTCTCGCTCACCGAGTCCGGCCGCACCGCGGCCGACGAGGGCCCGGACGCGCCCTGGGAGGAAGCCTCCCGCGGCATCGACTTCGAGGCGCTCGGTGAGATCCGGCAGGCCGGCTTCGGCCTGATGGAGGCCTTCGGCCAGGTCTGGAAGACCGGCAGCAAGGAGCAGCGCGAGAAGGCGCTGGCCGTCATCAACGAGGCCCGCAAGAAGCTGTACCTGATCCTCGCCGACGAGGACTGA
- a CDS encoding thiamine pyrophosphate-binding protein: MKVAEAVGRALVASRVDHVFGVVGSGNFHLTNAMVAAGARFVAARHEGGAATMADAYARTSGTLAALSVHQGPGLTNALTGITEAAKSRTPLLVLAAEATAQRSNFRVEQAVLAHSVGAVTARVTTAHDAVEQAAAALRRARHERRTVLLNLPLEVQALDVPEGVPLHAVPPEGPEPVEPSQKAVVDLVRVLERARRPVFVAGRGARTPAARDALIALAERYGALLATSAVARGLFHAGPWSLDVSGGFASPLATELIRGADLIVGWGCALNMWTMRHGTLIGPDAAVVQVDDDPEALGAHREVELGVVGDVARTALRALAATGEGREGYRTSDVAAALTERARWRDVPYEDEGTRERIDPRTLSIALDEILPAERVVGVDSGNFMGYPSAYLSVPDENGFCFTQAFQSIGLGLATTIGAALARPDRLPVAALGDGGALMSAVELDTVRRLGLPMVVVVYNDEAYGAEVHHFGPDGFPLDTVTFPETDIAAVARGYGFEAVTVRTLADLKAVAEWIAGPRATPLLVDAKVTRDHGAWWLEEAFRGH, encoded by the coding sequence GTGAAGGTCGCCGAAGCCGTCGGACGGGCGCTCGTCGCGTCCAGGGTCGACCACGTCTTCGGGGTGGTCGGCTCGGGCAACTTCCACCTCACCAACGCCATGGTGGCCGCCGGCGCCCGGTTCGTCGCCGCCCGGCACGAGGGCGGCGCGGCGACCATGGCCGACGCCTACGCCCGCACGAGTGGCACTCTCGCCGCGCTCAGCGTCCACCAGGGTCCCGGCCTGACGAACGCCCTCACCGGCATCACCGAGGCCGCCAAGAGCCGTACCCCGCTGCTGGTGCTGGCCGCGGAGGCGACCGCCCAGCGCTCCAACTTCCGTGTCGAGCAGGCCGTACTGGCCCACTCCGTCGGGGCCGTCACCGCCCGCGTGACCACCGCGCACGACGCCGTCGAGCAGGCCGCGGCCGCCCTGCGCCGGGCCCGGCACGAGCGCCGCACCGTGCTGCTCAACCTGCCGCTGGAGGTCCAGGCCCTTGACGTCCCCGAGGGCGTCCCGCTGCACGCCGTACCGCCGGAGGGACCGGAGCCGGTCGAGCCGTCGCAGAAGGCGGTGGTCGATCTCGTACGGGTCCTGGAGCGTGCCCGGCGCCCGGTCTTCGTGGCCGGCCGCGGCGCCCGCACCCCCGCCGCCCGGGACGCCCTGATCGCCCTCGCCGAGCGGTACGGCGCGCTGCTGGCGACCTCGGCGGTGGCCCGCGGCCTCTTCCACGCCGGCCCCTGGTCGCTCGACGTCTCCGGCGGTTTCGCCTCTCCACTGGCCACCGAGCTGATCCGGGGCGCTGACCTGATCGTGGGCTGGGGCTGCGCGCTGAACATGTGGACCATGCGACACGGCACCCTCATCGGCCCCGACGCGGCCGTCGTACAGGTCGACGACGACCCGGAGGCGCTCGGCGCGCACCGGGAGGTGGAGCTCGGCGTCGTCGGCGATGTCGCGCGCACCGCACTGCGCGCCCTCGCGGCCACCGGTGAGGGCCGCGAGGGCTACCGGACCTCGGACGTCGCCGCCGCGCTCACAGAGCGGGCGCGATGGCGGGACGTGCCGTACGAGGACGAGGGCACCCGGGAACGGATCGACCCGCGGACGCTGAGCATCGCGCTCGACGAGATCCTGCCCGCCGAACGGGTCGTCGGCGTGGACTCGGGCAACTTCATGGGCTACCCGAGCGCGTACCTCTCCGTCCCGGACGAGAACGGCTTCTGCTTCACCCAGGCCTTCCAGTCCATCGGACTGGGCCTCGCGACCACGATCGGCGCGGCGCTCGCGCGGCCGGACCGGCTCCCCGTGGCCGCCCTGGGAGACGGCGGTGCGCTGATGAGCGCCGTGGAACTGGACACCGTGCGCCGGCTCGGGCTGCCGATGGTGGTCGTCGTCTACAACGACGAGGCCTACGGTGCCGAGGTGCACCACTTCGGCCCGGACGGTTTCCCGCTGGACACGGTCACCTTCCCGGAGACCGACATCGCCGCCGTGGCACGCGGCTACGGCTTCGAGGCGGTGACCGTACGCACCCTCGCCGACCTGAAGGCGGTGGCGGAATGGATCGCCGGACCACGCGCGACACCCCTGCTGGTGGACGCGAAGGTCACCCGTGACCACGGAGCATGGTGGCTGGAGGAGGCGTTCCGGGGTCACTGA
- a CDS encoding cyclase family protein, which produces MSQPSVLAALLAGLRSGAVEVVDLTQPLSSTTPVIQLPPPFGQTQTFELEEISRYDDRGPAWYWNNFRSGEHTGTHFDAPVHWVTGKDLDDVASVPASRLIAPAAVLDFSEQAAEDPDFLVEVDHIKAWEAANGPLPDGGWLLVRTGWDARSHSQEEFLNADDGGPHTPGLSPECARWVAEESPVIGLGTETVGTDAGRAHSFDPAFPCHSHLLGAGKYGLTQLQNLAVLPATGALVVAGPLPIVSGSGAPARVLALVERS; this is translated from the coding sequence ATGTCCCAGCCGTCCGTGCTCGCCGCCCTTCTCGCGGGGCTGCGCAGCGGCGCAGTAGAAGTCGTCGACCTCACGCAGCCGCTCTCCTCGACCACCCCGGTGATCCAGCTGCCGCCCCCCTTCGGCCAGACCCAGACCTTCGAACTGGAGGAGATCAGCCGCTACGACGACCGGGGACCGGCCTGGTACTGGAACAACTTCCGCAGCGGTGAGCACACCGGCACCCACTTCGACGCCCCCGTCCACTGGGTCACCGGCAAGGATCTCGACGACGTGGCGTCCGTGCCCGCGAGCCGCCTGATCGCACCGGCCGCCGTACTCGACTTCTCCGAGCAGGCCGCCGAGGACCCCGACTTCCTCGTCGAGGTGGACCACATCAAGGCCTGGGAGGCCGCCAACGGACCCCTGCCGGACGGCGGTTGGCTGCTGGTGCGCACCGGCTGGGACGCGCGCTCGCACTCGCAGGAGGAGTTCCTCAACGCCGACGACGGCGGCCCGCACACGCCCGGCCTGTCACCGGAGTGCGCGCGCTGGGTCGCCGAGGAGTCCCCGGTGATCGGCCTCGGCACGGAGACCGTGGGAACGGACGCGGGCCGCGCCCACTCCTTCGACCCGGCGTTCCCCTGCCACTCCCACCTCCTGGGCGCAGGCAAGTACGGCCTGACCCAGCTGCAGAACCTGGCCGTCCTGCCCGCGACCGGCGCCCTCGTCGTCGCCGGGCCCCTGCCCATCGTCTCCGGCTCCGGTGCCCCCGCCCGGGTGCTCGCCCTGGTGGAGCGGTCGTGA
- a CDS encoding PhzF family phenazine biosynthesis protein: MRIRIVDAFTDRAFAGNPAGVLLLDSFPDDDRLQKIALEVNHAETAFAHRLPEGGEADWALRWFTPATEVAMCGHATLATAHVLHTTGAHEGTVRFATRSGVLVATPREDDSVTLDFPTAPLTAVEVPAGVADALGAEPLRTYDTGPNVGDLLVELADEKTVHALSPDLRALGAYSERGIIATARAADPAQGYDFVSRCFFPNVGIDEDPVTGSAHTALAPFWSERLGSAVLTGLQASRRSGRVRTELRGDRTLLTGHAVTVIEGELLA, translated from the coding sequence ATGCGAATCCGAATCGTCGACGCCTTCACCGACCGCGCCTTCGCCGGCAACCCCGCCGGCGTGCTGCTCCTCGACTCCTTCCCCGACGACGACCGGCTGCAGAAGATCGCGCTGGAGGTGAACCACGCCGAGACGGCGTTCGCGCACCGGCTCCCCGAGGGCGGGGAGGCGGACTGGGCGCTGCGCTGGTTCACGCCCGCGACCGAGGTGGCCATGTGCGGCCACGCCACGCTCGCCACCGCCCACGTGCTGCACACCACCGGCGCCCACGAGGGCACGGTGCGCTTCGCCACCCGCAGCGGTGTCCTGGTGGCGACGCCCCGCGAGGACGACTCGGTCACGCTGGACTTCCCGACCGCCCCGCTCACGGCGGTGGAGGTGCCGGCCGGGGTCGCCGACGCGCTGGGCGCCGAGCCGCTGCGCACGTACGACACCGGGCCGAACGTCGGCGACCTGCTGGTGGAACTCGCCGACGAGAAGACGGTCCACGCCCTCTCCCCCGACCTCAGGGCGCTGGGCGCCTACTCGGAGCGCGGCATCATCGCCACCGCCCGCGCCGCGGACCCCGCCCAGGGCTACGACTTCGTCTCCCGCTGCTTCTTCCCGAACGTCGGCATCGACGAGGACCCGGTCACCGGCAGCGCCCACACCGCGCTGGCCCCCTTCTGGTCGGAGCGCCTGGGCAGCGCCGTCCTGACCGGGCTGCAGGCCTCGCGCCGCTCCGGCCGCGTCCGCACCGAGCTGCGCGGCGACCGCACCCTGCTCACCGGCCACGCGGTCACCGTGATCGAAGGCGAGCTGCTGGCCTAG
- a CDS encoding CPBP family intramembrane glutamic endopeptidase has translation MQAETGAVADSVPPERLSRRILRDETLLVLGLSLGASGVSALISFVGSVTKPGGLKDQAATLNASAAPGRPWLDLAWQLFGIATALVPVALVAHLLLREGGSLRTLGFDRTRPWPDLGRGAAVAAVIGSTGIAFYLAARGFGANLTVVPEALPDVWWKYPVLILSAIQNAILEEVIVVGYLLRRLGQLGWTPGTALVASSVLRGSYHLYQGIGGFVGNMVMGVVFVWLYRRWGRVGPLVVAHSLLDIGAFVGYALLAGKVGWLPTP, from the coding sequence GTGCAGGCGGAGACGGGTGCGGTGGCCGATTCTGTTCCTCCTGAGCGGCTCTCGCGGCGAATCCTCCGTGACGAGACGCTGCTCGTTCTGGGGCTTTCGCTCGGTGCGAGCGGAGTGTCCGCCCTGATCAGCTTTGTCGGATCGGTGACGAAACCGGGAGGGCTCAAGGACCAGGCGGCGACCCTCAACGCCTCGGCCGCGCCGGGCCGGCCCTGGCTGGATCTCGCCTGGCAGCTGTTCGGGATCGCGACCGCCCTGGTGCCCGTCGCCCTCGTCGCGCACCTGCTGCTGCGCGAGGGCGGCAGCCTGCGCACCCTCGGCTTCGACCGCACCCGGCCCTGGCCCGACCTGGGCCGCGGCGCCGCCGTCGCGGCGGTGATCGGCAGTACCGGAATCGCCTTCTACCTGGCCGCGCGGGGCTTCGGCGCCAATCTCACGGTGGTGCCCGAGGCCCTGCCCGACGTGTGGTGGAAGTACCCGGTGCTGATCCTCTCGGCGATCCAGAACGCGATCCTCGAAGAGGTCATCGTCGTCGGCTATCTGCTGCGCCGGCTGGGACAGCTGGGCTGGACCCCGGGGACCGCGCTGGTGGCCAGTTCCGTACTGCGCGGCAGCTACCACCTCTACCAGGGCATCGGCGGCTTCGTCGGCAACATGGTGATGGGCGTGGTCTTCGTCTGGCTGTACCGGCGCTGGGGCCGAGTGGGCCCCCTGGTGGTGGCGCATTCTCTGCTCGACATCGGGGCGTTCGTCGGTTACGCGCTGCTCGCCGGCAAGGTGGGCTGGCTGCCGACCCCGTAG
- a CDS encoding substrate-binding and VWA domain-containing protein, giving the protein MGRHSLPDHYGAGGSDPRPRARRRTMAVATVLVLTVAGGTAVAVQSGLLSFGSSCQDDAVRLRLAASPDIAPALTAAAERARRENITSDGRCVAVSVSARDSYKVADTLATGGKSDVQVWVADSGLWVDRITNDNTATEVTPAGAVASTPVGVAMVPEAAESMGWPKKKYSWIELAGATMRDDALRLGAADPARSATGLLALTRLTTAAAGLKGGDTQAAAMMKTLSQRTSDSDGQVLDTLPRNSSGTEQGNPRRNQALILSEQAAYTYNSSADGGDGLDMFYPEDGSPQLDFPYAMVGQLTTDQSRAALRFMNYLRQPAQLRLLQKYGFRTSDEEAPEAVVAEAGGSSPQPYAEPAVQPATDEALQEALGTWTITVQSARLTTVVDASSSMSEPVPGTGGQSRMAVTKASLLQALATFTQEDEIGLWEFSTKLDGAKDYRVLVPTERLGDRIGDGTQRERLSAAFGALKPVANGATGLYDTTLAAYRAATSSYAKGKFNALVVLTDGVNQDPGSISRAELISELQKLTDPEHPVPLIMIAVGPDADREEAEEIAGATGGSGQSVNNPSQIQSVMLKAIVAAGAQGSGTS; this is encoded by the coding sequence ATGGGACGTCACAGCTTGCCCGATCATTATGGGGCGGGCGGCAGCGACCCCCGTCCCCGCGCGCGCCGCCGCACGATGGCCGTCGCCACGGTCCTGGTCCTGACGGTGGCCGGGGGCACGGCCGTCGCGGTGCAGAGCGGGCTGCTCTCGTTCGGATCGTCCTGCCAGGACGACGCCGTGCGGCTGCGGCTGGCCGCCTCCCCGGACATCGCCCCCGCCCTGACGGCCGCGGCCGAGCGGGCCCGGCGCGAGAACATCACCTCCGACGGGCGCTGTGTCGCGGTCTCGGTGAGCGCCCGCGACTCCTACAAGGTGGCGGACACGCTCGCCACGGGCGGAAAGTCCGACGTCCAGGTGTGGGTGGCGGACTCCGGCCTGTGGGTCGACCGGATCACGAACGACAACACTGCGACCGAGGTGACCCCGGCGGGCGCCGTGGCCTCCACCCCCGTCGGCGTGGCCATGGTGCCCGAGGCGGCCGAGTCGATGGGCTGGCCGAAGAAGAAGTACAGCTGGATCGAGCTGGCCGGCGCGACCATGCGGGACGACGCGCTCAGACTGGGGGCGGCCGACCCCGCGCGCAGCGCCACGGGACTGCTCGCGCTCACCCGGCTGACCACCGCCGCGGCCGGGCTCAAGGGTGGTGACACCCAGGCCGCGGCGATGATGAAGACGCTGTCGCAGCGCACCTCGGACAGTGACGGCCAGGTCCTGGACACGCTGCCCAGGAACAGTTCGGGAACCGAGCAGGGCAACCCCAGACGCAACCAGGCGCTGATCCTCAGCGAGCAGGCGGCGTACACGTACAACTCGTCGGCGGACGGCGGCGACGGCCTGGACATGTTCTATCCCGAGGACGGCTCGCCGCAGCTGGACTTCCCCTATGCGATGGTCGGGCAGCTCACGACCGACCAGAGCCGGGCCGCGCTGCGGTTCATGAACTATCTGCGGCAGCCGGCACAGCTGCGGCTGCTGCAGAAGTACGGCTTCCGCACCTCCGACGAGGAGGCGCCGGAGGCGGTGGTCGCCGAGGCGGGCGGCAGCAGCCCGCAGCCGTACGCGGAGCCCGCCGTCCAGCCGGCCACGGACGAGGCGCTGCAGGAGGCCCTGGGCACCTGGACGATCACGGTGCAGAGCGCCCGGCTGACCACGGTCGTGGACGCCTCGTCGTCGATGTCCGAGCCGGTGCCGGGCACGGGCGGGCAGTCCCGTATGGCGGTGACGAAGGCGTCGCTGCTGCAGGCCCTCGCCACCTTCACGCAGGAGGACGAGATCGGCCTGTGGGAGTTCTCCACGAAGCTGGACGGCGCCAAGGACTACCGGGTCCTGGTGCCGACCGAGCGGCTCGGCGACCGGATCGGCGACGGCACCCAGCGGGAGCGGCTGTCGGCGGCCTTCGGCGCGCTGAAGCCGGTCGCGAACGGGGCGACGGGCCTGTACGACACCACGCTCGCCGCGTACCGGGCGGCGACGTCGTCGTACGCGAAGGGGAAGTTCAATGCGCTCGTCGTCCTCACCGACGGGGTCAACCAGGACCCCGGCAGCATCTCCCGGGCCGAGCTGATCAGTGAGCTGCAGAAGCTCACCGATCCCGAGCACCCGGTGCCGCTGATCATGATCGCCGTGGGGCCCGACGCCGACCGGGAGGAGGCCGAGGAGATCGCCGGAGCGACCGGCGGCTCGGGCCAGTCGGTGAACAACCCCTCGCAGATCCAGTCGGTGATGCTGAAGGCGATCGTGGCGGCCGGCGCCCAGGGCAGCGGCACGAGCTGA